In Streptomyces nodosus, one DNA window encodes the following:
- a CDS encoding AraC family transcriptional regulator — translation MDVVSDAIAAIRTGRPHAARTRRKAPWGLRFPAAPGTGFHVVLQGRCWLLSEGSDPVPLGAGDVVLVPHGQEIALADSTDSELVDVAREMGDSWMPSPEPAGIADELTVLMCGSYQLDRASAHPLLAELPAVIHLPRKVGRSAALNAVVDLLGDELDQRRPGTDAAIPALLDAMLLYILRTWYENHAPRSSGGWAAALADPAVGSALQHMHAEPATPWTVERLSRRAGLSRAAFSRRFTELVGRPPMTYLTWWRMTTAARVLRGGDAPLHSVAERVGYRSEFAFNRAFKREFGVSPGAYRRRNARPSEGHSMSATGSGSGVGTSGPV, via the coding sequence GTGGATGTGGTCAGCGATGCGATCGCCGCCATCCGTACCGGGCGGCCGCATGCGGCGCGGACCCGACGGAAGGCGCCTTGGGGGCTGCGGTTCCCGGCCGCCCCCGGGACCGGCTTCCATGTCGTCCTGCAGGGGCGCTGCTGGCTGCTGTCCGAGGGCAGCGATCCGGTACCGCTGGGTGCGGGAGATGTCGTGCTGGTTCCGCACGGCCAGGAGATCGCTCTGGCCGACTCGACCGACAGCGAACTCGTCGATGTGGCACGGGAGATGGGCGACTCCTGGATGCCCTCGCCCGAACCCGCCGGTATCGCCGACGAGCTCACCGTGCTGATGTGCGGCTCGTACCAGCTGGACCGGGCCAGCGCCCACCCGTTGCTCGCCGAGCTCCCCGCCGTCATCCATCTTCCGCGGAAGGTGGGCCGGAGTGCCGCGCTCAACGCCGTCGTCGACCTGCTCGGGGACGAGCTCGATCAGCGCAGACCCGGCACCGACGCGGCGATTCCCGCGCTGCTGGACGCCATGCTGCTCTACATCCTGCGGACCTGGTACGAGAACCACGCCCCGCGCAGCTCCGGCGGCTGGGCCGCGGCGCTCGCCGACCCGGCCGTCGGTTCCGCGCTCCAGCACATGCACGCCGAGCCCGCGACGCCCTGGACCGTCGAGCGGCTGAGCCGGCGGGCCGGCCTGTCCCGGGCCGCGTTCTCCCGGCGCTTCACCGAACTCGTCGGGCGCCCACCGATGACGTATCTGACCTGGTGGCGGATGACCACGGCCGCACGGGTCCTCCGGGGCGGCGACGCGCCGCTCCACAGCGTGGCCGAACGAGTCGGATACCGCTCCGAGTTCGCCTTCAACCGTGCCTTCAAGCGCGAGTTCGGCGTCAGTCCCGGCGCCTACCGTCGGCGGAACGCCCGTCCGAGCGAAGGCCACAGCATGAGTGCCACCGGATCGGGGAGCGGTGTCGGAACCAGCGGTCCGGTGTGA
- a CDS encoding DUF523 domain-containing protein, whose product MEAILVSACLRGVPCRFDGRHKASSETEREVAGREVVSFCPEVAGGLVTPRRPAELVGGDGHDVLDGTAQVVDDTGCDVTAEFVAGARRALAAARNGGCTEALLMPRSPSCGRGAVYDGSFTGELVPGDGVTAALLERNGIAVRPAPGV is encoded by the coding sequence GTGGAAGCAATCCTGGTCAGCGCGTGCCTGCGCGGGGTGCCGTGCCGGTTCGACGGGCGGCACAAGGCGTCGTCGGAGACCGAGCGGGAGGTGGCCGGCCGCGAGGTCGTCTCCTTCTGCCCGGAGGTTGCGGGCGGGCTCGTGACACCGCGGCGGCCCGCTGAGCTGGTGGGCGGCGACGGGCACGATGTGCTGGACGGCACGGCGCAGGTCGTCGATGACACCGGGTGCGATGTGACGGCGGAGTTCGTGGCGGGGGCACGACGCGCACTCGCGGCGGCACGGAACGGAGGCTGCACCGAGGCCCTGCTGATGCCGCGCAGTCCCTCCTGCGGACGCGGTGCGGTGTACGACGGGTCGTTCACCGGTGAGCTGGTGCCGGGAGACGGGGTGACGGCGGCACTGCTCGAGCGCAACGGGATCGCGGTGCGACCCGCACCCGGAGTGTGA
- a CDS encoding questin oxidase family protein, with protein sequence MDTTGILDEALQRVHSSGPERLGWLSNHAPMAVEALAAHGQAGSVHRWLDTYASRLEEFPAGVAAVTAANWRFALGDAQRVADWIDYFGREIAERPWHDVLIEWWPRLLPGMYGAATHPVIRVGHAVRALLADDGTEPRLTELAHGLGYWAARHHPVGDLALLPGADDAAAALDAVTPVAPQDGGFPARLGRVTGLPVWAPAATDPHEVQHRLTELVRAATHRYATHGHGNATMLVHAATAPNAVLRVLPALPYALWAPSLRAAWTASAAVTAMYASDVPVAYTPPGTFTQEEVFERALAHGDEHVIKLTDTALDVGDPPALAAALRSIELSEPLRS encoded by the coding sequence ATGGATACGACGGGAATTCTCGACGAGGCACTTCAGCGAGTCCACAGTTCAGGGCCGGAGCGGCTGGGGTGGCTCAGCAATCACGCCCCGATGGCCGTGGAGGCCCTCGCCGCACACGGTCAGGCCGGTTCGGTGCACCGCTGGCTCGACACATATGCGAGCAGGCTCGAGGAGTTCCCGGCCGGTGTAGCAGCGGTCACGGCCGCCAACTGGCGCTTCGCACTGGGCGATGCACAGCGCGTCGCGGACTGGATCGACTACTTCGGCCGCGAGATCGCCGAGCGCCCCTGGCACGACGTGCTCATCGAGTGGTGGCCCCGGCTCCTGCCCGGCATGTACGGCGCCGCGACCCACCCGGTGATCCGGGTGGGCCATGCCGTGCGTGCCCTCCTGGCCGACGACGGCACCGAACCACGACTGACCGAGCTCGCCCACGGCCTCGGCTACTGGGCCGCCCGCCACCACCCCGTCGGGGACCTGGCCCTGCTGCCCGGCGCCGACGACGCGGCCGCCGCCCTGGACGCGGTGACGCCGGTCGCCCCGCAGGACGGCGGCTTTCCCGCCCGGCTCGGCCGCGTCACGGGCCTGCCGGTGTGGGCGCCCGCGGCCACCGACCCGCACGAGGTGCAACACCGCCTCACCGAACTGGTGCGCGCGGCCACGCACCGGTACGCGACCCACGGCCACGGCAACGCGACCATGCTGGTCCATGCGGCCACGGCCCCCAACGCCGTACTCCGTGTCCTGCCCGCGCTCCCGTATGCCCTGTGGGCACCGAGTCTGCGGGCTGCCTGGACCGCTTCCGCGGCGGTGACCGCGATGTACGCCTCCGACGTCCCGGTCGCCTACACCCCACCGGGTACCTTCACCCAGGAAGAGGTCTTCGAACGGGCCCTGGCACACGGCGACGAACACGTCATCAAGCTGACGGACACGGCCCTCGACGTCGGCGACCCCCCGGCACTGGCAGCGGCCCTGCGCTCCATCGAGCTGAGCGAACCATTGAGGAGCTGA
- a CDS encoding alpha/beta fold hydrolase — translation MPIVDVSPEVSLAYESFGDPEDPPVLLVMGFGAQLLAWHEDFCRALADRGRYVIRYDNRDCGLSTTFDDHPVDMGAFIAAVSSGDLPAALAMVPYRLLDMADDGLGLLTALGIERAHVVGASMGGMIAQTMALSSPERVLTLTSMMSSTGESEYGRPSPEAQAVLFGPRPGDREGYVAAAEKELVWASKRYGDAAVLRELAADSYDRAYHPAGIGRQLGAMILSGSRADALRELRVPTLVIHGLDDTLIDPTGGKRTADLVPGAELLLIPDMGHDRPRELWPKLIDALVAHTG, via the coding sequence ATGCCGATCGTCGACGTGTCTCCCGAAGTGTCCCTCGCATACGAGAGCTTCGGCGACCCTGAGGACCCCCCTGTCCTGCTCGTGATGGGTTTCGGCGCGCAGCTGCTCGCCTGGCACGAGGACTTCTGCCGGGCGCTGGCAGACCGCGGCCGTTATGTGATCCGGTACGACAACCGCGACTGCGGGCTGTCCACCACGTTCGACGATCACCCGGTGGACATGGGCGCGTTCATTGCCGCCGTGAGCTCGGGCGACCTTCCCGCCGCCCTCGCGATGGTTCCCTACCGGCTTCTCGACATGGCCGACGACGGACTCGGTCTGCTCACTGCCCTCGGCATCGAACGCGCCCATGTGGTCGGCGCCTCGATGGGCGGAATGATCGCCCAGACGATGGCCCTCTCCTCCCCGGAGCGGGTGCTGACCTTGACCTCGATGATGTCCTCGACCGGCGAGAGCGAATACGGCCGGCCCAGCCCGGAGGCCCAGGCCGTGCTGTTCGGTCCGAGGCCCGGGGACCGCGAGGGGTATGTCGCGGCGGCGGAGAAGGAGCTGGTGTGGGCCTCCAAGCGCTACGGCGACGCCGCGGTGCTGCGCGAGCTGGCCGCCGACAGCTACGACCGCGCCTACCACCCCGCGGGGATCGGCCGGCAGCTCGGCGCGATGATCCTCAGCGGTTCACGCGCGGACGCGCTCCGCGAACTCCGGGTGCCGACACTGGTGATCCACGGCCTGGACGACACGCTGATCGACCCCACCGGCGGGAAGCGCACCGCGGACCTGGTTCCCGGTGCCGAGCTCCTGCTGATCCCCGACATGGGCCACGACCGCCCGCGCGAACTCTGGCCCAAGCTCATCGATGCCCTGGTGGCCCACACCGGTTGA
- a CDS encoding SCO2400 family protein, with protein sequence MDYCSSCHRHLNGALVCPGCGAYAPDIAPVTVDNRIVPAAATTTVKAAVVAWDLSVPDREQEGRLPDEAAFDGGTDESPQPPQSDGFNGAPDGRAARRRQRARWKKSQRRAVVATAVALVGGGMTFAALDRHSADRAQAAPAPDIASMGGTEAEVPEQPQQPQQSWTPSDSPRSSSGSATRSPATGLPQHRPADPLPRSTPSSAHPHSVSPARTTTTAPTAAPGSATVTGPTAVTVPQQQTVPPSSDGTDSAPDRSTPATSKPSASDPAAGGTDHGTSQTPPAPATTSPSKVCLLVLCLG encoded by the coding sequence ATGGACTATTGCTCCTCGTGTCATCGGCACCTCAACGGTGCCCTGGTGTGTCCCGGGTGCGGCGCCTACGCCCCCGACATCGCTCCGGTCACCGTCGACAACCGCATCGTCCCGGCCGCGGCCACGACGACGGTGAAGGCCGCGGTGGTGGCGTGGGACCTTTCTGTTCCGGACCGGGAGCAGGAAGGGCGTCTTCCCGACGAGGCGGCCTTCGACGGCGGGACGGACGAGTCCCCGCAGCCCCCGCAGTCCGACGGCTTCAACGGCGCGCCGGACGGGCGGGCGGCCCGGCGTCGCCAGCGGGCACGCTGGAAGAAGAGCCAGCGCCGGGCCGTGGTCGCCACAGCCGTCGCCCTTGTCGGCGGCGGTATGACCTTCGCGGCGCTGGACCGGCACTCCGCCGACCGGGCCCAGGCCGCACCGGCACCGGACATCGCGAGCATGGGCGGCACGGAAGCAGAGGTGCCTGAGCAGCCTCAGCAGCCTCAGCAGTCATGGACACCGTCCGACTCCCCCCGGTCCTCGTCGGGTTCCGCCACTCGGTCGCCCGCGACCGGTCTCCCGCAGCATCGTCCCGCCGATCCCCTGCCCCGCTCCACGCCGTCGAGCGCTCATCCGCACTCCGTCAGCCCTGCCCGTACGACAACGACGGCGCCGACGGCGGCGCCGGGGTCGGCGACGGTCACCGGGCCGACGGCGGTGACGGTGCCGCAGCAGCAGACCGTCCCCCCGTCGTCCGACGGAACGGACTCGGCTCCCGACCGCAGCACCCCGGCCACCTCCAAGCCGTCCGCCTCCGATCCGGCCGCAGGCGGCACGGACCACGGGACCTCACAGACGCCCCCCGCACCGGCGACGACCTCGCCGTCGAAGGTCTGCCTGCTCGTGCTGTGCCTCGGCTGA
- a CDS encoding response regulator → MRIVIAEDDPLLREGLALLLRAEALDVVATADTADKVLEAIDEHEPDVAILDVRMPPTHTDEGVRAAVEARRRRPGLAVLVLSAYVEQTFATELLTGGVSGLGYLLKERVGRVEQFLDALHRVASGGTAIDPEVVAQLFTRSRQDTRLERLSPREREVLALMAEGLGNSAIAGRLFVTDGAVHKHIRSIFAKLDLSPADQVDRRVAAVLHYLENARSRA, encoded by the coding sequence ATGCGGATTGTGATTGCCGAGGACGACCCGCTGCTGCGGGAGGGTCTGGCGCTGCTGCTGCGCGCCGAGGCCCTCGACGTGGTGGCCACCGCGGACACCGCGGACAAGGTGCTGGAGGCGATCGACGAGCACGAGCCCGATGTGGCCATCCTCGATGTACGCATGCCGCCGACGCACACCGACGAGGGCGTCAGGGCCGCGGTGGAGGCCCGGCGCCGCCGGCCCGGCCTGGCCGTCCTCGTCCTGTCCGCGTACGTCGAGCAGACCTTCGCCACGGAACTGCTCACCGGCGGTGTGAGCGGCCTGGGATACCTGCTCAAGGAGCGGGTGGGGCGGGTGGAGCAGTTCCTCGACGCACTGCACAGGGTGGCGTCCGGGGGCACCGCCATCGATCCCGAGGTCGTCGCCCAGCTCTTCACCCGCTCCCGCCAGGACACCCGGCTGGAGCGGCTCAGCCCGCGCGAGCGCGAGGTGCTCGCGCTGATGGCCGAGGGACTGGGCAACAGCGCCATCGCCGGACGGCTCTTCGTCACGGACGGCGCGGTCCACAAGCACATCCGCAGCATCTTCGCCAAGCTCGACCTGTCTCCCGCCGACCAGGTGGACCGGCGCGTCGCAGCCGTCCTGCACTACCTGGAGAACGCGCGCAGCCGCGCCTGA
- a CDS encoding sensor histidine kinase, with the protein MVVRAVSTALSSLEQLLGGFGTALLALFVLAWLLVTAATCLIGVGFLMAPAALRTLHSLARRERGRLGRRGPEIVAPDPPPVTLREALTDTTTHRELRWLVQHVTLGLFLGLAGVLLPIVALRDITFPLWWQVGPGSPTLTSVGIGTAYSWPDTFAASLLGVGWVSLLLGLTPGMARLQARPGRRFLAAGPDADLSLRVAELTATRAAALDAHATELRRIERSLHDGTQNRLVSVTVLLGAARRMVARDPAGAEELLERAQSAAEQALAELRTVARGILPPVLADRGLAGALFGLAANCAVPCRTDVDVPERCAASVEATAYFVVAEALTNIAKHSGAAQASVTVRSRGRRLFLRIEDDGRGGADENGGSGLAGIRRRVAAHDGTLGVASPPGGPTTIEVELPCGL; encoded by the coding sequence ATCGTGGTGCGAGCCGTTTCCACCGCGCTGAGCTCCCTCGAACAGCTCCTCGGCGGATTCGGTACGGCGCTGCTCGCCCTGTTCGTGCTGGCCTGGCTGCTCGTCACCGCGGCCACCTGCCTGATCGGCGTGGGGTTCCTCATGGCCCCCGCCGCCCTGCGCACCCTGCACTCCCTGGCCCGGCGCGAGCGCGGCCGCCTCGGACGCCGGGGCCCCGAGATCGTGGCGCCCGATCCGCCACCGGTCACGCTGCGGGAGGCCCTGACCGACACCACGACCCACCGCGAACTGCGCTGGCTGGTCCAGCACGTCACGCTCGGCCTGTTTCTGGGGCTCGCCGGTGTGCTGCTGCCGATCGTGGCGCTCAGGGACATCACCTTCCCGTTGTGGTGGCAGGTCGGACCCGGAAGCCCGACCCTCACGTCGGTGGGGATCGGTACCGCGTACTCCTGGCCGGACACCTTCGCCGCGAGCCTGCTGGGCGTGGGCTGGGTCTCCCTCCTCCTGGGCCTCACGCCCGGCATGGCACGGCTCCAGGCACGGCCGGGACGGCGGTTCCTGGCAGCCGGCCCGGACGCGGACCTCTCCCTGCGCGTCGCCGAGCTCACCGCCACGCGTGCGGCAGCCCTGGACGCGCACGCCACCGAACTGCGCCGGATCGAGCGCTCCCTGCACGACGGCACGCAGAACCGGCTGGTCTCGGTCACCGTCCTGCTCGGCGCGGCACGGCGCATGGTGGCGCGGGACCCGGCCGGCGCGGAGGAACTGCTCGAACGTGCCCAGTCGGCCGCCGAACAGGCGCTGGCGGAGTTGCGTACCGTCGCGCGCGGCATCCTGCCCCCCGTGCTGGCCGACCGCGGGCTGGCCGGCGCGCTCTTCGGGCTCGCCGCGAACTGCGCGGTGCCCTGCCGTACGGACGTCGACGTGCCCGAGCGATGCGCCGCGTCCGTCGAGGCGACGGCCTACTTCGTGGTGGCGGAGGCCCTGACCAACATCGCCAAGCACAGCGGCGCCGCGCAGGCCTCCGTCACCGTCCGCAGCCGTGGCCGGCGGCTGTTCCTGCGCATCGAGGACGACGGCCGGGGCGGCGCGGACGAGAACGGCGGCTCCGGGCTCGCCGGCATCCGCCGCCGTGTCGCGGCCCACGACGGAACACTGGGTGTGGCCAGTCCGCCGGGCGGGCCGACGACCATCGAGGTGGAGCTTCCATGCGGATTGTGA
- a CDS encoding aldo/keto reductase, with translation MHTLSLGSQGLVVSAQGLGAMGMSVWYGERDEQESIATLNRAVDLGITHIDTAEAYGPFANELLIGRALGGRRQEITLATKFATEFDDDGTAHGHNGTPAYAHRAVDRSLKHLGVDVIDLYYLHRVDPKVPVEETIGAMADMVTAGKVRHLGISEADPDTIRRAHATHPLTALQSEYSLFSRDVEHNGVLDTVRELGIGFVAFSPLGRGVLSGKIARRDDLAADDARRGLPRFAEDNLAANQTIVDRLSSLARSKGITSAQLALAWLHHQGVVPIPGTKRRSYLEENAVAAEVQLSSDDLAAVEAAVPYGAVAGDREGSRPRS, from the coding sequence ATGCACACCCTCAGTCTCGGAAGTCAGGGCCTCGTCGTCTCCGCGCAGGGACTGGGCGCCATGGGCATGAGCGTCTGGTACGGCGAACGCGACGAACAGGAGTCGATCGCCACGCTGAACCGAGCCGTGGACCTCGGCATCACCCATATCGACACGGCCGAGGCCTACGGACCCTTCGCCAATGAACTTCTGATCGGCCGCGCCCTCGGCGGACGCCGCCAGGAGATCACCCTGGCAACGAAGTTCGCCACCGAGTTCGACGACGACGGCACGGCGCACGGCCACAACGGCACCCCCGCCTACGCCCACCGGGCCGTGGACCGCTCGCTCAAGCACCTGGGTGTCGACGTCATCGACCTGTACTACCTGCACCGTGTGGATCCGAAGGTGCCCGTCGAGGAGACCATCGGCGCCATGGCCGACATGGTCACCGCAGGCAAGGTCCGTCATCTGGGCATCAGCGAAGCCGATCCGGACACCATCCGCCGGGCACACGCCACCCATCCCCTGACGGCACTGCAGTCCGAGTATTCGCTCTTCAGCCGGGACGTCGAGCACAACGGCGTGCTCGACACCGTTCGCGAGCTGGGCATCGGCTTCGTGGCGTTCTCTCCGCTGGGGCGCGGTGTGCTGTCCGGGAAGATCGCCCGACGGGACGACCTGGCCGCCGACGACGCCCGCCGTGGACTGCCCCGCTTCGCGGAGGACAACCTCGCCGCGAACCAGACGATCGTCGATCGGCTGAGCAGCCTGGCCCGCAGTAAGGGGATCACATCGGCCCAGCTCGCCCTGGCCTGGTTGCACCACCAGGGAGTCGTACCGATCCCGGGCACCAAGCGCCGCAGCTACCTCGAGGAGAACGCCGTCGCCGCAGAGGTGCAGCTGAGCAGCGACGATCTGGCCGCCGTCGAGGCCGCCGTACCGTACGGTGCCGTCGCCGGCGACCGCGAAGGCTCGCGACCGCGGAGCTGA
- a CDS encoding AraC family transcriptional regulator produces MDPLIDVLALVDMRSARFARLEAAEAWAMSFPGYQHIKLGAVLKGSCRVETDGAAPVLAGEGDCYLLGNGRPYRLSSAPGVPARPSSDVFAGFTEGGTVRLGAPGKPPHTVVVGCGFHLDPANAAVLMDVLPSMVHIPASSDPAGSIRTALDMLRRESASSALGSALVVEQLAHIVLVQVLRSHVAAQGPTGGAWLTALADPAIGAVLALIHETPARPWTVADLATEAGMSRSHFATRFSDLVGTPPLEYVAGWRIRSAARDLRAGSRTVASIATQWGYGSESSFSHAFKRVIGMAPGQYRTETQRRTHVTEAGAEDRASTPGS; encoded by the coding sequence ATGGATCCCTTGATCGACGTTCTCGCGCTGGTGGACATGCGCAGCGCCCGGTTCGCCCGCCTGGAGGCCGCGGAAGCCTGGGCGATGTCCTTCCCCGGATACCAGCACATCAAGCTGGGGGCGGTCCTCAAGGGCAGCTGCCGGGTCGAGACGGATGGGGCGGCACCGGTCCTGGCCGGCGAAGGGGACTGCTATCTGCTGGGCAACGGACGCCCGTACCGGCTGTCCAGCGCACCCGGCGTTCCCGCGCGTCCGAGCAGTGATGTCTTCGCCGGTTTCACCGAGGGCGGCACCGTTCGGCTCGGGGCCCCGGGAAAGCCCCCGCACACGGTGGTCGTCGGGTGCGGCTTCCATCTCGACCCCGCCAATGCCGCGGTCCTCATGGACGTCCTGCCCTCGATGGTCCACATCCCGGCCTCCTCGGACCCGGCCGGTTCCATCCGCACGGCCCTGGACATGCTGCGCCGGGAGAGCGCCTCCTCGGCTCTGGGCAGCGCCCTGGTGGTCGAGCAGCTGGCCCATATCGTCCTCGTCCAGGTGCTGCGCAGCCACGTCGCCGCACAAGGACCGACCGGTGGAGCCTGGTTGACCGCCCTGGCGGACCCCGCGATCGGGGCGGTGCTCGCCCTCATCCATGAGACGCCCGCCCGTCCATGGACCGTGGCCGACCTGGCGACCGAGGCCGGCATGTCGCGGTCCCATTTCGCGACCCGCTTCAGCGATCTGGTCGGTACCCCGCCGCTGGAGTACGTCGCCGGCTGGCGGATCCGCTCGGCGGCACGGGACCTGCGCGCCGGAAGCCGCACCGTCGCCTCCATCGCCACGCAGTGGGGCTACGGCTCGGAAAGCTCCTTCAGCCATGCGTTCAAACGCGTCATCGGCATGGCTCCGGGCCAATATCGCACCGAGACACAGCGCCGCACACACGTGACTGAAGCGGGTGCGGAGGATCGCGCAAGTACGCCGGGGTCTTGA
- a CDS encoding TetR/AcrR family transcriptional regulator has translation MTTFQRARSEEQREIRRQAILDTAAAMLEELPVGAISLNELSRRVGLAKSNVLRYFESREAILLELLDYAWQQWTAELPEVLGAGIDAKAAVGERGEQFAAAVTASLAGHRVLCDLLSAQAGVLEHNVSPEVAARYKRATIANVGRLAALAREHLPELGDRASWLAASATMAIGAVWTHARPSQAMLDAYEADPSLAVLRMDFASSLRQMLATLTAGTLARTTP, from the coding sequence ATGACGACGTTCCAGCGCGCACGCAGTGAGGAGCAGCGCGAGATCCGACGCCAGGCGATCCTGGACACCGCCGCTGCCATGCTCGAGGAGCTGCCGGTCGGCGCGATCAGCCTCAATGAGCTCAGCCGCCGTGTCGGACTGGCCAAGTCCAATGTGCTGCGCTACTTCGAGTCCCGCGAGGCGATCCTGCTGGAACTGCTGGACTACGCCTGGCAGCAGTGGACGGCCGAACTGCCCGAGGTGCTGGGCGCCGGTATCGACGCGAAGGCGGCAGTGGGCGAGCGCGGCGAGCAGTTCGCCGCCGCCGTCACCGCATCCCTCGCCGGGCACCGGGTCCTGTGCGACCTGCTCAGCGCGCAGGCCGGCGTACTGGAGCACAATGTCTCCCCCGAGGTCGCCGCCCGCTACAAGAGAGCCACGATCGCCAACGTCGGCAGGCTGGCCGCCCTCGCCCGCGAACACCTGCCCGAACTGGGCGACAGGGCCTCCTGGCTGGCCGCCTCCGCGACCATGGCGATCGGCGCGGTATGGACCCATGCGCGCCCCTCGCAGGCCATGCTCGACGCCTACGAGGCCGACCCCTCGCTCGCCGTCCTCAGAATGGACTTCGCGAGCTCCCTGCGGCAGATGCTGGCCACTCTCACCGCCGGCACCCTGGCCCGCACCACGCCCTGA
- a CDS encoding SDR family NAD(P)-dependent oxidoreductase encodes MSKVWFVTGSSRGLGRAIVVAALEAGDRVVATARKPAQLDDLVARHGDRIHPVGLDVTDPEQVHSAVQEGLKVFGRYDVVVNNAGYADLASVEDVTVEDFRAQIDTNLYGVVHVSKAVLPLLREQGSGHIFQVSSVGGRIGSVGLAAYQSAKWAVGGFSTVLAQEVAPFGIKVTVLEPGAMRTDWAGSSMTVPPVSEPYQQTVGGFADMVKSLTETASAHSADPARIARTVVDLAGRDDAPLRLLLGRDAVQYGGAAARQLAESDEKWRPVSESVWD; translated from the coding sequence ATGTCCAAGGTCTGGTTCGTCACCGGAAGCTCCCGCGGTCTGGGCCGCGCGATCGTCGTCGCCGCCCTGGAGGCGGGCGACCGGGTGGTCGCCACCGCCCGCAAGCCCGCCCAGCTCGACGACCTCGTCGCCCGCCACGGCGACCGCATCCACCCCGTCGGCCTCGACGTCACCGACCCCGAACAGGTGCACAGCGCCGTCCAGGAGGGTCTGAAGGTCTTCGGCCGCTACGACGTGGTCGTCAACAACGCCGGCTACGCCGACCTGGCCTCCGTCGAGGACGTCACGGTCGAGGACTTCCGCGCTCAGATCGACACCAACCTCTACGGCGTCGTCCACGTCAGCAAGGCCGTACTGCCGCTCCTGCGTGAGCAGGGTTCGGGACACATCTTCCAGGTCTCCTCCGTCGGAGGCCGGATCGGCTCGGTCGGCCTGGCCGCCTATCAGAGCGCCAAGTGGGCCGTGGGCGGCTTCTCCACCGTCCTCGCCCAGGAGGTCGCGCCCTTCGGGATCAAGGTCACCGTCCTCGAACCGGGCGCCATGCGCACCGACTGGGCCGGATCCTCCATGACCGTCCCGCCCGTCAGCGAGCCTTACCAGCAGACGGTCGGCGGCTTCGCGGACATGGTCAAGAGCCTTACCGAGACCGCCTCGGCGCACTCCGCGGACCCCGCCCGGATCGCCCGGACCGTCGTGGATCTGGCCGGACGTGACGACGCCCCGCTCCGCCTCCTGCTCGGCCGTGACGCCGTCCAGTACGGTGGCGCCGCAGCCCGGCAACTCGCCGAGTCCGACGAGAAGTGGCGGCCGGTCTCCGAGTCCGTCTGGGACTGA
- a CDS encoding helix-turn-helix transcriptional regulator — MQPPTAPNTLGEFLRAHREQVRPEDVGLSSAGHRRTPGLRREEVAMLAGISTDYYLRLEQGRDRTPSVQVVESIGRVLRLDDDELAYLHGLTRPKPRRRTRTEKPEEVPAGTLRLLHALPMPAFVQSRHLEVLAANRMARALSPTLRPGVNRLRAAFLDPAESELHLDWERATAAAVGQLRATMGTETDDPRMVALVGELSLKSDRFRRLWARQDVVRPAGGPARMRHPEVGELVLHREKLIVAGSDGQVLVVHHAEEGTASADALALLGTLAVSREPDVSGPGCDPGRVGRRTAR; from the coding sequence ATGCAGCCTCCTACCGCTCCGAACACTCTGGGTGAGTTCCTGCGCGCGCACCGGGAGCAGGTGCGGCCCGAGGACGTCGGGCTGAGCAGCGCCGGTCACCGGCGCACCCCCGGCCTGCGGCGTGAAGAGGTGGCGATGCTCGCCGGCATCAGCACCGACTACTACCTGCGCCTGGAGCAGGGCCGCGACCGTACTCCGTCGGTCCAGGTGGTCGAGTCCATCGGGCGTGTCCTGCGACTCGACGACGACGAGCTGGCCTACCTCCATGGGCTGACGCGGCCCAAGCCGCGCCGGCGCACCCGTACGGAGAAGCCCGAGGAGGTGCCGGCCGGGACCCTGCGTCTCCTCCACGCACTGCCGATGCCGGCCTTCGTCCAGAGCCGCCACCTCGAGGTTCTCGCGGCGAACCGGATGGCACGGGCTCTCTCCCCCACTCTGCGCCCGGGAGTGAACCGGTTGCGTGCCGCGTTCCTCGACCCGGCCGAGAGCGAACTGCACCTGGACTGGGAGCGGGCCACCGCGGCCGCCGTCGGCCAGCTCCGCGCCACCATGGGCACCGAGACCGACGACCCGCGGATGGTCGCTCTGGTCGGCGAGCTGTCCCTCAAGAGCGACCGGTTCCGTCGGCTCTGGGCCCGCCAGGACGTGGTACGCCCCGCCGGGGGACCCGCCCGGATGCGCCATCCCGAGGTCGGCGAGCTCGTCCTGCATCGGGAGAAGCTGATCGTCGCCGGTTCCGACGGCCAGGTCCTGGTCGTCCATCACGCCGAGGAGGGAACCGCTTCCGCCGATGCCCTCGCCCTGCTGGGCACTCTCGCGGTCTCCCGGGAACCGGACGTCTCCGGCCCCGGGTGCGACCCCGGCCGGGTGGGGCGGCGGACCGCCCGCTGA